The Siansivirga zeaxanthinifaciens CC-SAMT-1 region CCAATTCGCGTTAAATTATTAGTAACTTCTTTTTGTTTGTAAAATAACTGATGCTCGTAAGCCATGTCTTGCCATTTACAACCACCACAAACGCCAAAATGCTCACAGGCAGGCTCGGTTCTTTTATCTGAAAGTTTATGAAACAAGGTTGCTTTTCCTTCGTAATAAGCTTTACGAGCTTTAAATGTTTGCACATCTACAACATCTCCAGGGACAGCATTTGGTAAAAAAATTACTTTGCCATCTGGAGCTTTAGCGATGGTTTTTCCTTTCGCACCGGCATCTAATACCTCTACGTTTTCAAAAACTACTTTTCTTGTTTTTTTTCTAGACATGCTGCAAAAGTAAATTCTTTTTCTGTTTTAGTAACGTCCTGTTGGTTAAAATTTTCAGTAAATTACAGTAAAATAGGAACTGATAATAATTTTAAGTTAGCAACAATATTTACTAACTTGCAAGTCCTTAGGGATGATTTCTCTCCCACGCTGAATTTTCGACTCTTCGAAAGGATAAAGGTACAGTAGGAATGGTTATTTTATCAATTTAAATTTTATTTAAAATGGCTATTTTAGAACAGTTAACTTCGCAACAAGCGATTGAATTAGAAAAAAATTACGGCTCGAACACCTATCACCCCTTACCAGTGGTTTTAAGTCGAGGCGAAGGTGTTTATGTATGGGATGTAGACGGCAAACGTTATTACGATTTTTTGTCGGCTTATTCTGCCGTAAATCAAGGGCATTGCCACCCAAAAATTGTTGGCGCACTTATTAAACAAGCACAAACTTTAACATTAACATCGCGCGCGTTTTATAACGATATGTTAGGTAAGTATGAAAAATATGCTTGTGAATATTTTGGTTTCGATAAGTTATTACCAATGAATTCTGGTGCAGAGGCTGTAGAAGCGGCCATCAAAATTTGTAGAAAATGGGCTTATGAAGTAAAAGGCATTAAAGAAAACGCAGCGAAAATTATTGTTTGTAATAAGAATTTTCACGGACGCACCACAACCATCGTATCATTTTCAAGCGATAATGTGGCAAATAAAAATTTTGGTCCCTATGCCGATGGTTTTATAAACATCGATTATAATGATTTGGATGCCCTAGAAAATGTTTTAAAAACACACAGTAACATTGCCGGATTTTTGGTAGAACCTATACAAGGGGAGGCTGGCGTTTATGTGCCAGATGAAGGTTATTTAATGAAAGCAAAAGCCTTATGTAAACAATATAATGTATTGTTTATTGCAGATGAAGTGCAAACAGGTATTGCAAGAACTGGCCGATTACTGGCAACTTGTGGTAATTGTACGTGTGCAAACAAAGATTGTTCTGAAGCTCCAGATGTTAAACCCGATATTTTAATTTTAGGTAAAGCTTTAAGCGGCGGTGTTTATCCGGTGAGTGCAGCTTTGGCCAACAACAATATTATGGGGGTTTTAACACCAGGAACTCACGGAAGTACTTTTGGTGGGAACCCTATGGCAGCAGCAGTTGCAATTGCAGCTTTAGAAGTTATTAAAGAAGAAAAATTAGCTGAAAATGCCGATAAACTTGGTAAGCTTTTTAGAAGTAAACTTAACAAGTATATTGAAACAAGTAACATTTGTAAATTAGTAAGAGGTAAGGGGTTATTAAATGCAATTGTTATTAATGATACTGAAGATAGCGATACAGCATGGAATATTTGTTTGGCTTTAAGAGATAACGGTTTGTTGGCTAAACCAACTCATGGTAATATTATTCGCTTTGCACCACCATTAGTAATGACCGAAGAGCAGTTATTGGATTGCGTCAGTATCATTACCAAAACATTACAAGCCTTTGAATAAATTTGTTTAGAGCTAAAAACAAAAAGGCGACCAATTGGTCGCCTTTTTATATGTTATTGTTGTTGTTGGAGTTCCATAAGTTTTTCTCTCATTAAATCTTCATTTTGAAGTGTTTCCCAACCAAAATAAGTAATTATCCAAATAATAAACACCACAAATAATATACTTAATATAAGGCCAATATAACCCATTATTTTTCCTGCTTTAACATTGCCATAACCATCATAATTTTCAGGAGCTTCTTTGTAAATATTAGTTGCTTTTGTACCAAGTATAATTGCAATTATAGCAAAAATAAGTCCGGGAGCACCATAACAGCAACATCCTACTATAGATAGTATGCCCATTACTAGTGTTAAAGTCGAATTGGGTAAGTTTTGTTTTTCCATTTTGATTGTTTTAGATGAATTTTAAAATATAGTTTGTAAGAATAAAGATAAAATTTATTACAAATAAAACTAATAAAATGCGGTGTCCATTTTCAAATTTAAATTTCAAGTGAAAAATTAAAAACACTAACATAATGATAAGTGTGTAAATCGCTGGATACATATAAAAGGCATCTACAAACTCACCTTTAGTTATAAGGCTAACAGAACGTTGCATACCACATCCCGGACAATCTATACCAAACAGTTTCTTGTTTAAACAAGGAATCATGTAGTCTTCTAAATTTATCATTTATAATTTTTCAATGATTATAATGTAAAATTAGACAATAATGTACGTTGTGAAACTTATTTAGATGAAGAAATAACAACTTTTTTACTTAAAACCTGATTATTCTTAGCGCTTATTTTAGCAACATAAACCCCTTCACTTAATGATTTGGTAGAATAATTATATTTTTGTTTTATGCTGTTTATTTGATTTCTTAAAACCTCTTTTCCAGAAACATCAAACAATTGAAATAACGAAATATCTATGTTTTTTGGATTGCTAATGATTAATTCGTTTAGGTTATTATTTTGAAATACTAACAAATACTCGACCATGTTGTTGTCTACACCTAAAGTTTGGTTGTTTTTAAATGTTATTTCAAAACGATCGTTATAAGTGCCTTTTGCAATATTAACCTCAAAATTTTCAGATTGTAAATCAACATAAGTATCGTTTGCTTTATCATGAAGATAAATAGGTGTATTCGTATCAAAATTTTGAACATCGGCAATTCTAAACCTTAAAGGCATATTATTTTCAATTTTTACGCTTAAAGGTATTTTTAAATCTGCATCAAAAGGTAGTGCCTCTGCTAAATAAGGTTCATTATTGGGAAACCAGGTCGCATCAGACTTAAGTAGCTCATCTTTATTAATTTTGATTTCTAA contains the following coding sequences:
- the rocD gene encoding ornithine--oxo-acid transaminase, whose protein sequence is MAILEQLTSQQAIELEKNYGSNTYHPLPVVLSRGEGVYVWDVDGKRYYDFLSAYSAVNQGHCHPKIVGALIKQAQTLTLTSRAFYNDMLGKYEKYACEYFGFDKLLPMNSGAEAVEAAIKICRKWAYEVKGIKENAAKIIVCNKNFHGRTTTIVSFSSDNVANKNFGPYADGFINIDYNDLDALENVLKTHSNIAGFLVEPIQGEAGVYVPDEGYLMKAKALCKQYNVLFIADEVQTGIARTGRLLATCGNCTCANKDCSEAPDVKPDILILGKALSGGVYPVSAALANNNIMGVLTPGTHGSTFGGNPMAAAVAIAALEVIKEEKLAENADKLGKLFRSKLNKYIETSNICKLVRGKGLLNAIVINDTEDSDTAWNICLALRDNGLLAKPTHGNIIRFAPPLVMTEEQLLDCVSIITKTLQAFE
- a CDS encoding DUF2752 domain-containing protein, which produces MINLEDYMIPCLNKKLFGIDCPGCGMQRSVSLITKGEFVDAFYMYPAIYTLIIMLVFLIFHLKFKFENGHRILLVLFVINFIFILTNYILKFI
- a CDS encoding CCC motif membrane protein — translated: MEKQNLPNSTLTLVMGILSIVGCCCYGAPGLIFAIIAIILGTKATNIYKEAPENYDGYGNVKAGKIMGYIGLILSILFVVFIIWIITYFGWETLQNEDLMREKLMELQQQQ